A stretch of the Medicago truncatula cultivar Jemalong A17 chromosome 5, MtrunA17r5.0-ANR, whole genome shotgun sequence genome encodes the following:
- the LOC11439922 gene encoding F-box/FBD/LRR-repeat protein At5g53840, translating to MKKQRMEKDRLSELPDHLILQILSFLFAKQAVQTCILSKRFDNLWKRLPTLRLTSSSFKHLKDFTKFVSKILSLRDHSTSLHSLTFHRHSLVEPHLLKRVLKYAVSHNVEQIYVRVKCDIQHFPPTLFSSHTLTSLKLALVHPKIYAKRALFPTNSINLPSLTTLCLHLFAFSVNNDGCAEPFSIFNKLNTLVIDKCEVEDSQNLWISSATLVKLTIVTRDYPPDDCIEIELSTPNLCTFTFIGSPFHKLYGSKTNLASIKHVDIDVNLMASSAEYSSFLLNWLIQLTNIKSLTLSSPTLQVLFLVSDLLKVELSSLSNLKSLKVMRKKPSSIPDGIVDFLIQNSPSAKVDIIEVDIED from the exons ATGAAGAAACAAAGAATGGAAAAAGATAGACTTAGTGAGTTACCCGATCATCTTATCCTTCAAATTCTCTCCTTTTTGTTTGCCAAACAAGCCGTTCAAACTTGCATTCTCTCCAAAAGATTCGACAATCTCTGGAAGCGTCTTCCCACCCTTAGGTTAACTTCTTCAAGCTTTAAGCATCTCAAAGATTTCACCAAATTTGTTTCCAAGATTTTGTCTCTTCGCGATCACTCTACCTCACTCCACTCTCTCACTTTTCACCGTCATAGTTTAGTAGAGCCTCACCTGCTTAAAAGGGTTCTAAAATACGCTGTTTCACACAATGTTGAACAAATATATGTCCGtgttaaatgtgatattcaACACTTTCCGCCTACCTTATTTTCATCTCACACTTTAACATCACTCAAACTTGCTCTTGTTCACCCTAAAATTTATGCTAAGAGAGCATTATTTCCAACAAATTCTATCAATTTGCCATCATTAACCACATTGTGTCTACATTTATTCGCCTTTAGTGTCAACAATGATGGCTGCGCTGAGCCTTTTTCAATATTCAACAAGTTGAACACTTTGGTCATTGATAAATGTGAAGTTGAGGATTCACAAAACCTCTGGATATCAAGCGCCACCCTTGTCAAGTTAACAATAGTCACCCGTGATTATCCTCCTGATGACTGTATTGAAATCGAGTTATCTACTCCAAATCTTTGTACCTTTACTTTTATTGGTTCTCCTTTTCACAAACTCTATGGGAGCAAGACCAATCTCGCTTCTATCAAACATGTAGACATTGATGTAAATTTGATGGCATCTTCTGCCGAGTATTCATCCTTTCTACTCAACTGGCTGATTCAACTTACTAATATCAAGTCATTGACACTCTCTTCACCTACTCTTCAG GTTCTTTTCTTAGTTTCTGATTTACTGAAGGTTGAGCTCTCTTCTTTGAGTAACCTGAAGTCACTGAAAGTAATGAGGAAAAAACCTTCATCCATACCTGATGGAATAGTGGACTTTTTGATTCAAAACTCACCCTCGGCAAAGGTTGACATTATAGAGGTTGACATTGAAGATTGA